A genomic segment from Frateuria edaphi encodes:
- a CDS encoding 50S ribosomal protein L25/general stress protein Ctc, with product MAQIHEIKAQNRSDEGKGASRRLRHAAMVPAVVYGGTQPPQSIQIEHNTILLAAKNEWFFSSILDLNVDGKVQKVLVRDWQKHPFKQQMLHMDFLRVNENEAVRVNVPLHFLNQEKSPAGKTSGVVISHNLTEVEVSCLPANLPEFIELDLADLKPGDIVHLSQIKLPKGVSLPALNLGADHDIAVVTANTVKEEAEPAAEAAAAPEGEAKPAEKK from the coding sequence ATGGCCCAGATTCATGAAATCAAGGCGCAGAACCGCAGTGACGAGGGGAAAGGTGCGAGCCGCCGCCTGCGTCACGCGGCGATGGTGCCTGCCGTCGTCTACGGTGGCACCCAGCCGCCGCAGAGCATCCAGATCGAGCACAACACCATCCTGCTTGCCGCCAAGAACGAGTGGTTCTTCTCCTCGATCCTCGACCTGAACGTCGACGGCAAGGTGCAGAAGGTGCTGGTGCGCGACTGGCAGAAGCATCCGTTCAAGCAGCAGATGCTGCACATGGACTTCCTGCGCGTGAACGAGAACGAAGCGGTCCGCGTGAACGTGCCGCTGCACTTCCTCAACCAGGAGAAGTCCCCGGCCGGCAAGACCTCCGGCGTGGTGATCTCGCACAACCTGACCGAAGTGGAAGTGTCGTGCCTGCCGGCGAACCTGCCGGAGTTCATCGAACTCGACCTGGCCGACCTGAAGCCGGGCGACATCGTCCACCTGTCGCAGATCAAGCTGCCCAAGGGCGTGAGCCTGCCGGCGCTGAACCTGGGCGCGGACCACGACATTGCCGTGGTCACCGCCAACACGGTGAAGGAAGAAGCCGAGCCGGCCGCCGAAGCCGCTGCGGCGCCGGAAGGCGAAGCCAAGCCTGCCGAGAAGAAGTAA
- the ychF gene encoding redox-regulated ATPase YchF, translating into MGIKCGIVGLPNVGKSTLFNALTKAGIAAANFPFCTIEPNVGVVPVPDERLNALSAIVNPQKVVPTAVEFVDIAGLVAGASKGEGLGNKFLAHIREVDAIAHVVRCFEHGDIVHVAGKVDPIADIETIDTELALADLDSVEKALNRAERAAKANDKEALAKKPVLAKLAAALNEGKSARSIGLDEEEKALVRDLFLLTLKPLMYIANVREDGFENNPHLDAVRARAATEGAEVVPVCAAIEEEMAQLEDADRDEFLKDLGLDEPGLNRVIRAGYKLLNLQTYFTAGVKEVRAWTVKKGATAPQAAGVIHTDFERGFIRAETVSYDDFIQYKGEAGAASAGRLRKEGKDYVVKDGDVLHFLFNV; encoded by the coding sequence ATGGGCATCAAATGCGGCATCGTCGGCCTGCCCAACGTCGGCAAGTCCACCCTGTTCAATGCGCTGACCAAGGCCGGCATCGCCGCCGCCAACTTCCCGTTCTGCACGATCGAGCCGAACGTAGGCGTGGTGCCGGTACCCGATGAGCGCCTCAACGCGCTCTCGGCGATCGTCAATCCGCAGAAGGTGGTGCCGACCGCGGTCGAGTTCGTCGACATCGCCGGCCTGGTCGCTGGCGCGTCGAAGGGTGAGGGCCTGGGCAACAAGTTCCTGGCGCACATCCGCGAGGTCGATGCGATCGCCCACGTGGTGCGCTGTTTCGAGCACGGCGATATCGTGCACGTGGCCGGGAAGGTAGACCCGATCGCCGACATCGAGACGATCGACACCGAACTCGCGCTGGCCGACCTGGATTCGGTCGAGAAGGCGCTCAACCGCGCCGAACGCGCGGCCAAGGCCAACGACAAGGAGGCGCTGGCGAAGAAGCCTGTGCTGGCCAAGCTCGCCGCCGCGCTCAACGAAGGCAAGTCCGCCCGCAGCATCGGCCTGGACGAAGAGGAGAAGGCGCTGGTGCGCGATCTCTTCCTGCTCACCCTCAAGCCGCTGATGTACATCGCCAACGTGCGCGAGGACGGTTTCGAGAACAATCCGCACCTGGACGCCGTGCGCGCCCGCGCCGCCACCGAGGGCGCCGAGGTGGTGCCGGTGTGCGCGGCGATCGAGGAGGAAATGGCCCAGCTCGAAGACGCCGACCGCGACGAATTCCTCAAGGACCTCGGCCTGGACGAGCCGGGCCTCAACCGCGTGATCCGCGCGGGCTACAAGCTGCTCAACCTGCAGACCTACTTCACCGCGGGCGTGAAGGAAGTGCGCGCCTGGACGGTGAAGAAGGGCGCCACCGCGCCGCAGGCCGCCGGCGTGATCCACACCGACTTCGAGCGCGGCTTCATCCGCGCCGAGACCGTCTCCTACGACGACTTCATCCAGTACAAAGGCGAAGCCGGCGCCGCCTCGGCCGGCCGTCTGCGCAAGGAAGGCAAGGACTACGTCGTCAAGGATGGCGACGTGCTGCACTTCCTGTTCAACGTCTGA
- a CDS encoding ribose-phosphate diphosphokinase codes for MLFTGNAHRTLAEDVAQRLGVPLGKALVGKFSDGEVQIEIEENVRKQEVFVLQPTGAPSAENLIEMLALVDALKRASAATVTAVMPYFGYARQDRRPRSARVPITAKMVATLIGTAGVDRVLTVDLHADQIQGFFDVPVDNVYASPILLADIWRNHSMDDLIVVSPDVGGVVRARAIAKRLDDADLAIIDKRRPKANVATVMNIIGEVDGKTCVLVDDIVDTAGTLCAAAAALKERGARKVVAYCVHPVLSGAAIGNIENSQLDQLVVTNTLPLRPEAQACAKIRQLSVAELLAETIRRIAFGESVSSLYVD; via the coding sequence ATGCTCTTCACCGGCAATGCCCACCGCACCCTCGCCGAGGACGTCGCGCAACGGCTTGGCGTGCCGCTGGGCAAGGCCCTGGTCGGCAAGTTCAGCGACGGCGAGGTGCAGATCGAGATCGAGGAGAACGTCCGCAAGCAGGAAGTGTTCGTGTTGCAGCCGACCGGCGCGCCGAGTGCGGAGAACCTGATCGAGATGCTCGCCCTGGTCGACGCGCTCAAGCGCGCCTCGGCCGCCACCGTTACCGCAGTGATGCCGTACTTCGGCTACGCCCGCCAGGATCGCCGTCCGCGCTCGGCGCGCGTGCCGATCACCGCCAAGATGGTCGCCACCTTGATCGGTACCGCCGGCGTCGACCGCGTGCTGACGGTCGACCTGCACGCCGACCAGATCCAGGGCTTCTTCGACGTCCCGGTGGACAACGTCTACGCCTCGCCGATCCTGCTGGCGGACATCTGGCGCAACCACTCGATGGACGACCTGATCGTGGTCAGCCCCGACGTCGGGGGCGTGGTGCGCGCCCGTGCGATCGCCAAGCGGCTGGACGACGCCGACCTGGCGATCATCGACAAGCGCCGCCCGAAGGCCAACGTCGCCACCGTGATGAACATCATCGGCGAGGTCGACGGCAAGACCTGCGTGCTGGTCGACGACATCGTCGACACCGCCGGAACCCTGTGCGCGGCCGCCGCGGCACTGAAGGAGCGCGGCGCGCGAAAGGTCGTCGCCTACTGCGTGCACCCGGTGCTCTCGGGGGCCGCGATCGGCAACATCGAGAACTCCCAGCTCGACCAGCTGGTGGTCACCAACACGTTGCCGCTGCGCCCCGAGGCGCAGGCTTGCGCCAAGATCCGCCAGCTCTCGGTCGCCGAGCTGCTGGCCGAGACGATCCGCCGCATCGCCTTCGGCGAGTCGGTGAGTTCGCTGTACGTGGATTGA
- a CDS encoding tetratricopeptide repeat protein, protein MRTSVLSVKGKFKQLRHFAGMAGFALGLAGCASLPGGKAPAPASRQPLDRLTVVTPDEQHDLLAQLLAGEMALTRNDLKGASARYAQAMALSDDPKVAQRAVELALAVRDTQATQQAIDRWQALGAGTADLAQARAELALATGDTAGAREQLERLVGSGDPHAWRRFGRALVGARDPAQAAQLLETLATPNRLPADPQAWLAMSELGDKLGRPKYAMQIADAAVARFHDTETYAWAAQMKFKAGDKKAATGLLKQALARSPDNVRLRLTYASLLSQGGDYQAAAKLLDKGPQSAETYALRAGLAAQAHDKTALARLYRDLKQAPAGVRESSAFLLGQLAEMQDRNDEALDWYDQVGDDDPHAFDADLRSAVILHTQGKVDDAHALMEQLETAYLDQPEELRRAWQADAELYMREGHYAQAAKAYDHALQVLPDDPGLLYGRGLAYAEAGNIDHAVADFRHLLKLKPDDIDASNALGYTLADAGRDLPEAKQLIESARAAKPHDPAIADSWGWLQYRLGHLDEAARALRQAWSAAKDADVGVHLGEVLWKLGKRQDAKHVFDQVRKIDPRNANLRDTLRRLEP, encoded by the coding sequence ATGAGGACTAGTGTGCTGAGCGTGAAGGGCAAGTTCAAGCAACTGCGGCATTTTGCGGGCATGGCCGGCTTCGCGCTGGGCCTGGCCGGCTGCGCCAGCCTGCCCGGCGGCAAGGCTCCAGCGCCCGCTTCCAGGCAGCCGCTGGACCGGCTCACCGTCGTCACGCCGGACGAGCAGCATGACCTGCTCGCGCAGCTGCTGGCCGGTGAAATGGCGCTGACGCGCAACGACCTCAAGGGTGCGTCGGCCCGCTACGCCCAGGCCATGGCGCTGTCGGACGATCCCAAGGTCGCCCAGCGGGCGGTGGAGCTGGCCCTTGCGGTGCGCGACACCCAAGCCACGCAGCAGGCGATCGACCGCTGGCAGGCGCTCGGCGCCGGCACTGCCGACCTGGCCCAGGCGCGCGCCGAACTGGCCCTGGCCACCGGCGACACCGCCGGCGCGCGCGAACAACTGGAGCGCCTGGTCGGCAGCGGCGATCCGCATGCCTGGCGTCGTTTCGGCCGCGCCCTGGTCGGCGCGCGCGACCCGGCGCAGGCAGCCCAGTTGCTCGAAACCTTGGCTACCCCCAACCGCCTGCCGGCCGATCCACAGGCCTGGCTGGCGATGAGCGAGCTGGGCGACAAGCTCGGCAGGCCCAAGTACGCCATGCAGATCGCCGATGCCGCGGTGGCCCGTTTCCACGACACCGAAACCTACGCCTGGGCGGCGCAGATGAAGTTCAAGGCCGGCGACAAGAAAGCGGCCACCGGACTGCTCAAGCAGGCGCTGGCCCGTTCGCCGGACAATGTGCGCCTTCGCCTGACCTACGCCAGCCTGCTCAGCCAGGGCGGCGATTACCAGGCCGCTGCAAAGCTGCTCGACAAGGGCCCGCAAAGCGCCGAAACCTACGCCCTGCGCGCCGGACTGGCCGCGCAGGCGCACGACAAGACGGCGCTGGCCAGGCTTTACCGCGACCTCAAGCAGGCGCCCGCCGGGGTTCGTGAAAGCAGCGCCTTCCTGCTCGGCCAGCTGGCCGAGATGCAGGACCGCAATGACGAGGCGCTGGACTGGTATGACCAGGTCGGCGACGACGATCCGCACGCGTTCGACGCCGACCTGCGCAGCGCGGTGATCCTGCACACGCAAGGCAAGGTGGACGACGCGCATGCGCTGATGGAACAACTGGAAACCGCCTACCTCGACCAGCCCGAGGAATTGCGCCGTGCCTGGCAGGCCGACGCCGAGCTGTACATGCGCGAGGGGCATTACGCACAGGCAGCAAAGGCGTACGACCACGCGCTGCAGGTGCTGCCGGACGATCCCGGCCTGCTGTACGGCCGCGGCCTGGCCTATGCGGAGGCGGGCAACATCGACCACGCGGTGGCCGACTTCCGCCACCTGCTCAAGCTCAAGCCGGACGATATCGACGCCAGCAACGCGCTGGGCTACACGCTGGCCGATGCCGGCCGCGACCTGCCCGAAGCCAAGCAGCTTATCGAGTCGGCTCGTGCAGCCAAGCCGCATGACCCGGCGATCGCCGATTCCTGGGGTTGGCTGCAGTACCGCCTGGGCCACCTCGACGAGGCAGCGCGCGCGCTGCGCCAAGCCTGGAGCGCCGCGAAGGACGCCGACGTGGGCGTCCACCTGGGCGAGGTGCTGTGGAAGCTGGGCAAGCGCCAGGACGCGAAGCACGTGTTCGACCAGGTACGCAAGATCGATCCGCGCAACGCCAACCTGCGCGACACCCTGCGGCGCCTGGAGCCATGA
- the pth gene encoding aminoacyl-tRNA hydrolase, translating into MAGLKLIVGLGNPGAEYLRTRHNAGFWFVDALASGQGERFAFDGKLHGEACRVRIGGEGVWLLKPSTFMNKSGIAVTSALRYYKIQPDECLVAHDELDLPAGTVRMKFDGGHGGQNGLRDTIHHLGHGKFHRLRIGIGHPGHKDKVTPWVLGKPSAQDEDAILDGIARALDVLPLAVGGQFDKAMQQLHTAGAGNG; encoded by the coding sequence ATGGCTGGACTCAAGCTCATCGTCGGCCTGGGCAACCCCGGCGCCGAATACCTCAGGACCCGGCACAATGCCGGGTTCTGGTTTGTGGACGCGTTGGCTTCCGGCCAGGGCGAGCGTTTTGCCTTCGACGGCAAGCTGCACGGCGAGGCCTGCCGCGTGCGCATCGGCGGCGAGGGCGTGTGGCTGCTCAAGCCGTCCACTTTCATGAACAAGAGCGGCATCGCGGTCACCTCCGCGCTGCGCTACTACAAGATCCAGCCCGACGAGTGCCTGGTCGCACACGACGAACTGGATCTGCCGGCCGGCACCGTGCGGATGAAGTTCGACGGCGGCCACGGCGGCCAGAACGGCCTGCGCGACACGATCCACCATCTGGGCCACGGCAAGTTCCACCGCCTGCGCATCGGCATTGGCCATCCGGGCCACAAGGACAAGGTCACGCCCTGGGTACTCGGCAAGCCATCCGCGCAGGACGAGGATGCGATCCTCGATGGCATCGCCCGCGCGCTCGACGTGCTTCCACTGGCGGTCGGCGGGCAGTTCGACAAGGCGATGCAACAACTGCACACCGCGGGGGCAGGGAACGGCTAG
- the ispE gene encoding 4-(cytidine 5'-diphospho)-2-C-methyl-D-erythritol kinase — protein MAVTLARAVSAQVPALCAIERAAVELFRGHRAWHAYAAMAIPPELLEVAVTRGLVWVALEEGAPVGFVWLQDGTAEGAVEVAEIDVLPSHGRRGIGAALLEHACAWARAAGFARVDLGTLADVPWNAPFYAKHGFATVDKADPSFARARERDRENGFPDALRVFMSRPLGAPDREEWTAWPAPAKLNLFLRIVGRRADGYHDLQTVFRLLDWGDELRVRVRRDSAIVRVNDVPGVPSDADLVVRAARLLQAEAGVALGAEIAVDKRIPMGGGLGGGSSDAATALVSLNHLWGCGLDEDALARLAHRLGADVPVFVRGRSAWAEGVGERLTPVALPRRWYVVLDPGEHVPTAALFQASELTRNAPPATISSFASGETAENAFEPVVRARHPRVAAALDWLSRFGRARLSGSGGCVFLETASLAQARKVVRQRPPAFAAQLAAGVEVSPLHRALARHRARVASPGQPLRA, from the coding sequence ATGGCGGTGACCCTCGCACGCGCCGTGTCGGCGCAGGTGCCCGCGTTGTGCGCGATCGAGCGCGCGGCGGTGGAACTGTTCCGCGGTCATCGCGCGTGGCATGCGTACGCGGCCATGGCGATTCCGCCGGAATTGCTGGAAGTGGCGGTGACGCGTGGCCTGGTCTGGGTCGCGCTGGAGGAGGGCGCGCCGGTCGGCTTCGTGTGGCTGCAGGACGGCACGGCCGAGGGCGCCGTCGAAGTCGCCGAGATCGACGTGTTGCCCTCGCACGGTCGCCGCGGGATCGGCGCCGCACTGCTCGAACACGCCTGCGCCTGGGCACGGGCGGCCGGGTTTGCGCGCGTCGACCTGGGTACGCTGGCGGACGTGCCGTGGAATGCGCCGTTCTATGCGAAGCACGGCTTCGCAACGGTCGACAAGGCCGATCCGTCCTTCGCCCGAGCCCGCGAGCGGGATCGCGAGAACGGTTTCCCCGATGCCTTGCGCGTCTTCATGTCGCGCCCGCTTGGCGCGCCCGATCGCGAGGAGTGGACCGCCTGGCCCGCGCCGGCCAAGCTCAACCTGTTCCTGCGCATCGTCGGTCGCCGTGCGGACGGCTACCACGACCTGCAGACCGTCTTCCGCCTGCTCGACTGGGGCGACGAACTGCGCGTGCGGGTGCGTCGCGACAGCGCGATCGTGCGCGTGAACGACGTGCCTGGCGTGCCGTCGGACGCCGACCTGGTGGTGCGTGCCGCCCGCCTGCTGCAGGCGGAAGCCGGCGTGGCGCTGGGCGCCGAGATCGCCGTGGACAAGCGCATCCCGATGGGCGGCGGCCTCGGCGGTGGCAGTTCCGATGCGGCCACCGCACTGGTTTCGCTCAACCACCTGTGGGGCTGCGGCCTGGACGAGGACGCGCTGGCACGCCTGGCGCACCGGTTGGGCGCCGATGTGCCGGTGTTCGTGCGCGGCCGCTCGGCCTGGGCCGAGGGGGTGGGCGAGCGACTCACCCCCGTGGCGCTGCCGCGACGCTGGTACGTGGTGCTCGATCCGGGCGAACACGTGCCTACCGCGGCCCTGTTTCAAGCGTCTGAATTGACACGAAATGCACCGCCGGCGACAATTTCGTCCTTTGCTTCCGGCGAAACGGCGGAAAACGCGTTCGAGCCGGTCGTGCGCGCGCGACACCCCAGGGTGGCCGCGGCGCTGGACTGGCTCTCGCGCTTCGGTCGCGCCCGGCTTTCCGGCAGCGGCGGTTGCGTGTTCCTGGAAACCGCCTCGCTCGCGCAGGCGCGAAAGGTGGTGCGGCAGCGTCCTCCGGCGTTCGCGGCGCAACTGGCCGCGGGGGTGGAGGTTTCGCCCTTGCATCGCGCCTTGGCGCGCCACCGCGCGCGGGTCGCATCGCCGGGGCAGCCTTTGCGGGCTTGA
- the lolB gene encoding lipoprotein insertase outer membrane protein LolB, with the protein MRRLLFPVAAAGLLLAACAPVPVRKPADEAALAAQAAREGQLAHVHQWTLEGNLAVSDGHDGGSGSLRWMQDGERYDFELRAPITGKSFRLSGGPGGALLEGIEGGPLRGTDAEALMRKALGWEVPLDDLRAWVLGLRAAGAPAELRFGEHDLPSLLTQDGWTVDYRAWDQAHQPPLPQKVFASRPPYKVKLSIDSFRLGPAPCADCRR; encoded by the coding sequence ATGAGGCGCCTCCTCTTTCCGGTCGCGGCAGCCGGCCTGCTGCTGGCCGCCTGCGCGCCGGTGCCGGTGCGCAAGCCGGCCGACGAGGCCGCCCTCGCCGCGCAGGCCGCGCGGGAAGGGCAACTGGCGCACGTCCACCAGTGGACGCTGGAAGGCAATCTTGCCGTTTCCGATGGCCACGATGGCGGCAGCGGCAGCCTGCGCTGGATGCAGGACGGCGAGCGCTACGACTTCGAGCTGCGCGCGCCGATCACCGGCAAGAGTTTCCGCCTCAGTGGCGGTCCTGGCGGCGCGCTGCTGGAAGGCATCGAAGGCGGTCCGCTGCGCGGCACTGACGCAGAGGCGCTGATGCGCAAGGCGCTGGGCTGGGAGGTGCCGCTGGACGACCTGCGCGCCTGGGTGCTGGGCCTGCGCGCGGCCGGCGCACCCGCGGAATTGCGCTTCGGCGAACACGACCTGCCGTCCCTGCTCACCCAGGATGGCTGGACGGTGGACTACCGCGCCTGGGACCAGGCCCACCAGCCGCCCTTGCCGCAGAAAGTGTTCGCCAGCCGTCCGCCCTACAAGGTCAAGCTGTCGATCGACAGCTTCCGGCTCGGCCCGGCGCCCTGCGCCGATTGCAGGCGCTGA